The following are encoded together in the Equus quagga isolate Etosha38 chromosome 1, UCLA_HA_Equagga_1.0, whole genome shotgun sequence genome:
- the LOC124246230 gene encoding olfactory receptor 13F1-like, producing MIKTNLTVISYFIVLGFTQYPKVEITVFVLCLLMYLITLLGNMILISITILDSRLHTPMYFFLSNLSILDIWYTSSALTPMLANFVSGKDTISFSGCAAQMYFSLAVGSTECVLLSMMAYDRYVAICNPLRYPIIMNKRICVQIAAGSWVTGCLTAFVETVSVLQLPLCGNSVINHFACEILAVLKLVCADTSKVQLIMLVISILLLPMPMLLICISYAFILSNILRISSADGRGKAFSTCAAHLTVVILFYGTALSMYLKPSAVDSQEIDKFMALVYGALTPMLNPIIYSLRNKEVKAAVKKVLIRQLLCALFSPNSK from the coding sequence ATGATCAAGACAAACTTGACtgtcatttcatattttattgtcCTGGGATTTACTCAGTACCCCAAAGTGGAAATCACTGTATTTGTGCTGTGCTTGCTGATGTACTTAATCACCTTGCTGGGTAATATGATTCTGATCTCCATCACCATCCTGGATTCCCGCCtacacacacccatgtacttcttcctcagcaACCTCTCCATTCTGGACATCTGGTACACCTCTTCTGCACTCACTCCAATGCTGGCCAACTTTGTTTCAGGGAAAGACACCATCTCATTCTCAGGATGTGCCGCTCAGATGTACTTCTCTCTTGCTGTGGGCTCCACTGAGTGTGTGCTCCTGTCCATGATGGCATATGACCggtatgtggccatctgcaacccCCTGAGATACCCCATCATCATGAACAAGAGGATTTGTGTGCAGATTGCAGCTGGCTCCTGGGTGACAGGCTGCCTCACTGCCTTTGTGGAAACAGTGTCTGTGCTACAGCTGCCTCTTTGTGGAAATAGTGTCATCAATCATTTCGCTTGTGAAATTCTGGCTGTCTTGAAACTAGTATGTGCAGACACTTCCAAGGTGCAGTTAATCATGCTGGTGATCAGCATACTTCTTCTTCCTATGCCGATGCTCCTCATTTGTATCTCTTATGCATTTATCCTCTCCAACATCCTAAGAATCAGCTCAGCAGATGGTCGAGGAAAAGCCTTTTCAACATGTGCAGCCCACCTGACTGTGGTGATTTTGTTCTATGGGACAGCTCTCTCCATGTACCTGAAGCCCTCAGCTGTGGATTCACAGGAAATTGATAAATTTATGGCATTGGTGTATGGTGCATTAACCCCCATGTTGAATCCTATCATTTATAGTCTACGTAACAAAGAGGTGAAAGCAGCTGTGAAGAAAGTACTGATTAGGCAACTTCTTTGTGCTCTTTTCAGCCCTAATAGCAAATAA